GCATGACATAACCTCCCGATCAGATATGAGCGTGACAAATTGGAACAGTTATAACCAAAAGCTATCATGAGTCGTTGCTTGTAAAGAAATTTATCTtctttttatgaaaaaaagtcTAACGGCTtactttttttggtcaaatttTGCAGGATTTATTCAtgttagatattttttttcatcacagttgaaaaatagacatttaaatttgaaaacgTTTTGACTTATAATACTGCACGCTTTTTAAACTAAATCAAATTCTTAAAGCAGACAATGTTCAGGTATCGTGACAAAGTTGAAGAAAAAGGTTGTTGGCACACCTGCTTTCCTGTCTTACAAGGCCTTTCAGTATTGGATGGTGACGGCCTTGACCTCAGTGAAGAAGTGATAGGAATCCTTGCCGCCTTCTCTGCCGACGCCAGAGCTCTTCATGCCCCCGAAGGGCAGCTTCAGATCGCGGACCAGCCAGCAGTTGGACCAGACCGTGCCCGCTTGAAGCCCGGCCGCCATCCGGTGCACCTTGGCCACGTCGCGGGACCAGACGGTGGCCGCCAGACCGTAGCGCACGCCGTTGGCCAGCGCCAGCGCCTGGTCCTCGCCGTCAAACGGGCTCACGCAGGTGACCGGCCCGAAGATCTCCTCCTGCATGACACGGGAGCCCTGCGGGACGCCCGAGATCACGGTGGCGGCCATGAAGTAGCCGCCAGCATTGCGCTCGGGCAACTGCAGCGGGTCTACGCCTTCACCGCAGTGCACTGTGGCCCCCTCAGATTTGGCCAGGGCAACAAAGCTGCGCACCTGGACAAGGAATAGTAGGTCAActtcatacatacataatGTAATGCGCTAAAAAATGTGCACACTGAATTCATTTTCCTTATTAATACGCTTGTATTGTATCTTGCACCTTTTCCAAGTGCTCCTTGCTGATGAGCGCGCCATTGCTGCTGCCGGCGTCCGAAGGCACGCCGGTCTTCCACTTCCTGGCAGCGGCCACAAACCTCTCCAAGAATGTCGCGTAAACACCGCGCTCCACAAAAATCCGACTGGTGCACAAGCAGATCTCTCCCTGGAAACACAATTGATTGGATGAGCAGGTCAATTATTTCAGTCAGTACATTTCTGAGGAAATTGGCACCACTCTTAATAGTGGTGCTTTACTGCCCTCATGTGGTGACTCCAGTTCACTACACCCAGTTCCAAAATGTCTCCCCCCTCACCTGATTGGAGAAGCTAGAGCGGACGGTGGTCTCGATGCACCGGTCCAGATCAGCGTCGGCAAAAATAACGGCGGGGTTTTTGCCACCCAGCTCCAGTGACAGCTTCTTACAATAGGGGGCGCTGCGCTCAGTAATAATCCGGGCGGTTGCTGTGGAGCCCGTGAAGGAAATCAGGGGGACGTCGGGTTGGACGACCAGGGCGTTTCCCGCCTGGGACCCCGTTCCGAATACTATGTTGACCACGCCTGGGGGAACACCTGGATGATGGAGCAGGATGCTGTAATTCACATGTCTTTTATGGGGATATCTTCCATGGAGATGTGGTCCTACCAGCCTGCTGCATCAGCTTGCAGAACATCCAGGCGGTCACTGAGGTCATCTCGCTGGGTTTGGCGACCACCGTGTTGCCCGCGGCGATGGCGGGCGCTATCTTCCACGTCAGCAGGTACAAAGGGAGATTCCAAGGGCTGATCAGACCAGCTACAAGATGGTAACAAAATCCAAAATGGGacataataatgaaaatgtatGGTTTATAATAAATTGCAGGTGTGTGACTTGAACACTAGGTGGCAGTATAACCATGCAGACAATATTGAAGTAACTCTGATGCAAGTATATCTTACCCACTCCCACGGGGCAGCGCAAAGTGTAGTTGAGGCAGCCCATGTGGTCCATTTGGCTGCAGTCGTTGGTGTGGTGGAGCACCGACGAGGCGAAGAAGCGCAAGTTGTAGGCCGCTCGGGGAATGTCCACGGTCCGTGCAAACGTCAACGTCTTACCtgggaaaatgtcaaatgtggtGCACGAGGGGAAAATTTGCTCGAATTGTACCACATCTCACCTTGGTCTTTGGACTCGGCCTGCGCCAACTCCTCCAGGTGGGCCTCGATCTGGTCGGCCATCTTGTTGAGGACCTGAGCCCTCTGATCAGGACTGCGAGCGGCCCAGGCCGGGAAGGCCTCCTTGgctgccgccaccgccgcctccACCTGAAGAACACAAGTGCCACTGTGATGCTTTTTGGAGGAAGTTGAagaaccagaaaaaaaaaatgagatgagAAAGGTGCAATTCAGTCTTGGGGCATTTCCACTGAAATTTTGGAGCTTGTGCTTCAGTGAAGGACGCTTAGTCTGATCCAGTTGCAAATTTGAAAGCTCAAGTTGAGAGCCTTGCATGCAATGCGTTTAATGATTGACTCTGCAAAGAGCAAAGGTTCGAATGACCACCACATGAAGCTATTCAAcgttttttgttcaatttggaGCCAACCCAGAAGTCAAATGGAATAATTTTATACAAGTAGAAGAGAATGTTGCACATTGTGATGTGGTCAAAGATTAACGTATGAACGTTGTACCTCTCGCTCGCCGCTGTCGGGCACTTTGCAGTACACTTTCCCCGTAGACGGGTCGTACGAGTCGATGTGACTCGGACACGGGGTGAACTTTCCTCCGATGAAGTTCTCCAAGACCAAGAAGGTGCTTGCCTCCATGCTCGTTTGCATTCCTGatgatcacaaaaaaaagagtgaaaaTGGAGGAGTCAACCCGTCCGTGTCTATAAAGGAATCCCAGTAGCTGCTCTCGAGCTTGCCAGGATAACAAACGTGCAGATGatgcgcgtgcgcgtgtttGCTGTGTGTCTTTCTGTACCTTAgatagcacaaaaaaaaaaagggcaactGTACATCTACTTCCACACCACGGCATTCTACAGCCACAATAATAAAGGTTGCAAAGGCAGACATTTTCAATGACAAGAGAATCAAAGACATGGAAAACCTAAACGAAAATTAGGACGTTGAAATGGAATTGAAACCTGAGGAGGGAATTGAAAGCATGACATTGAAAAACATGTGCCATGTGTTATGTTGGAGGGGCATCGTGAGGTGACAACTCAGAAAGGAGCCAAGccttctattttcttttactgTCAAGGGAAACCTACCACGGCTAATTTCAACACATAATTAAGGGGCCAGATCATGGCTGCAGGTATTtgcaaagcaaaatatttgctcCCTACTTattgtaaaacaaatattaaaatgaactAGTCTGGCATGACATGAAAGGTGTGTTAGCAATCCATTCTAGTTAAGCTGTTACACGACTCCCATTTTAATCACCGtttactcactcactcactcgtcAACTTTTCCCAACAAATTAAATTAGCATTCATAACTAAATATAAAACCGTTACTAAAAGTATTTGTCCAACATTTCTCCTCATTGCTATTGAACACTGTCAAACAATGACTAAGCAAGGAGCAAACAGTTTAGTTTAATTTCTTAATCCGTTTTTAATGAGACTGttgtcatgattttttttcttccgaaAAAACATTTAGAAGCGGTTAGCAGCTCAAACGCGTCATCTTTCAAAAACTtgctccttttgtttttcgtTCCATGAGagcagctggaaaaaaaaagatacattgAAGcacattggctttttttttttttttttgcatcaaactaaaaaatgctgtgtacaatattttcaaacaaagGCAATTCTGTGAGCAATTTCGCTTTATCTTCATGTCATCAACCTTCGGTAAAAGTCTGCAGAGCGAGCCGCATCACTTCAGGTGCAACTGAACAGTGGGCGTTGGAAAACACAACCAAACATTTCCTCCGAAATCAGATGGGTTcaatctgactccaaattattGTTGGCCTTTTCCGTTAAATAACAAGCTGCGCCGTTAGTTTGCTCTGTTGCGGCTCCTCCGGCGTAGGTTTTATttgttacatttcattttttttttaaccaaccGTCAACCAGTGTCATTAACCACTGGACGTCTGACGAGGGCGCAAACGTCATGCGAGTCTTTTGGGTGGAAGCTGGACATCGCCGGACGCCGCCATCTCGTTCAGGCTCGCGGCGGTGCGATTGGCCGACGAGGGCCGATTCGATTGAGGCCGGAGGTCGGTGCGTGGCGCTCGCGACCCCGACGTAAGCGGCCCTCATTCTTTGATCTGGAGTGGAAAAGGAAAAGATAGGATCGAGTCGAACAGGATCCATTTTGGCACATCTGGTGTGTGTACCTCAGTGACCACGCCTGCCGCGATGGTGGAGCCCACGTAGCGCAACATGAAGCGACCCAGCTCCTTAAAGTCCTTGTAGAGCTCCAACGCCACGGGCCTCTGCGTCTGGATCTCCACGATGGCGTTCATGCCTTTCCCCAAACACCTTGAGAGCAAAGCAAGTTACACACCAGCCACCTTCCTGATTCTTTGCGGTTATCCAGCCCTTTTAGTTAGCATCTCCAAGAAGCACTCACTTTGGTTTCTTTTTGAGGACTTCTCCGCTGCTCTTGTGCAAAACGCTTATCAGTTTAGTGATGGTGGCAGGCTCGCTCACCGTGCCGTAATGCAGCAAGACCTGCAATTACAAATACAATCATGTAAAACATGCGTATCAAAAATGAGTGCGGGCAAAACGATGGCTCATAGGGCAGGGAAGATTGAAATCACGCGCTTACCGGGAAGCCTATTGTGATGGGAACCTCAAAATTAAAGAGCAAGAGTCGCGCCCTGAATCGAGTGCAAACTCGGATGGGCTCTTTGGGATCGCAGAACACGCAGCCCACGCTGAAGAGAGGCAAGACATGATCAGTTGTTACCACGGCTAATTggaccagacaaaaaaaagaagagtgcATCTACTTGATCTTGATGATGTCCATGCCAGTTACCGTCAGGCTAACATGGTCCCCGGCTGCAGCCCAATCCAAAGGGGCGTCGTGCAGAGTGATTCCTGACACGTAGTGACCACACGGTGGCAGTGTTAATCCCTACAGTCCTTTCACGCTTATTTTCACTCCATGAACATTTTCAGTGGAAAAACACCTTTGACGAGACAAGTCTCATTGGGGGGCATGGCCAGCAGTTTCTCTCCAGTCTGGATGTAACCGGCCTCGATCTTGCCTGTGACGCAGAAGCCCGAGCCCTGGTCTGGACGGAGA
The Syngnathus acus chromosome 24, fSynAcu1.2, whole genome shotgun sequence genome window above contains:
- the aldh8a1 gene encoding 2-aminomuconic semialdehyde dehydrogenase isoform X2, producing the protein MQTSMEASTFLVLENFIGGKFTPCPSHIDSYDPSTGKVYCKVPDSGEREVEAAVAAAKEAFPAWAARSPDQRAQVLNKMADQIEAHLEELAQAESKDQGKTLTFARTVDIPRAAYNLRFFASSVLHHTNDCSQMDHMGCLNYTLRCPVGVAGLISPWNLPLYLLTWKIAPAIAAGNTVVAKPSEMTSVTAWMFCKLMQQAGVPPGVVNIVFGTGSQAGNALVVQPDVPLISFTGSTATARIITERSAPYCKKLSLELGGKNPAVIFADADLDRCIETTVRSSFSNQGEICLCTSRIFVERGVYATFLERFVAAARKWKTGVPSDAGSSNGALISKEHLEKVRSFVALAKSEGATVHCGEGVDPLQLPERNAGGYFMAATVISGVPQGSRVMQEEIFGPVTCVSPFDGEDQALALANGVRYGLAATVWSRDVAKVHRMAAGLQAGTVWSNCWLVRDLKLPFGGMKSSGVGREGGKDSYHFFTEVKAVTIQY
- the aldh8a1 gene encoding 2-aminomuconic semialdehyde dehydrogenase isoform X1, with the translated sequence MQGSQLELSNLQLDQTKRPSLKHKLQNFSGNAPRLNCTFLISFFFSGSSTSSKKHHSGTCVLQVEAAVAAAKEAFPAWAARSPDQRAQVLNKMADQIEAHLEELAQAESKDQGKTLTFARTVDIPRAAYNLRFFASSVLHHTNDCSQMDHMGCLNYTLRCPVGVAGLISPWNLPLYLLTWKIAPAIAAGNTVVAKPSEMTSVTAWMFCKLMQQAGVPPGVVNIVFGTGSQAGNALVVQPDVPLISFTGSTATARIITERSAPYCKKLSLELGGKNPAVIFADADLDRCIETTVRSSFSNQGEICLCTSRIFVERGVYATFLERFVAAARKWKTGVPSDAGSSNGALISKEHLEKVRSFVALAKSEGATVHCGEGVDPLQLPERNAGGYFMAATVISGVPQGSRVMQEEIFGPVTCVSPFDGEDQALALANGVRYGLAATVWSRDVAKVHRMAAGLQAGTVWSNCWLVRDLKLPFGGMKSSGVGREGGKDSYHFFTEVKAVTIQY